DNA sequence from the Tachysurus fulvidraco isolate hzauxx_2018 chromosome 1, HZAU_PFXX_2.0, whole genome shotgun sequence genome:
GTCTCATCCAGGGCACCACTTTTTAAACTGTAACTACAACACATCCTATTAAACACATCCTATTAATTACTTAACATCACTGTATAACAGGACGTTAGATAGTTATAGATAACAACTTCCAATGATTTATTTCCCCATATAAACTATTAATTATACCACAAATAATTCAAACCACAACCCCTCAATCCTAAAGAGTCTTGTGTCTACAATACACACGCTACTGGTGTacaaaactgaaatattttaatatataataataatatcttttgCCTTTAGTCAAGTGTGAGAAAGACAAGTTAGACACAAGATAGATAAATAAGAGAAGTCAAGCCGGTCACTACATGATGGAGTATTGAATTCTGGGTAACTTCATCCTGTTATAGTGCAGGACAACGAGCTGTATCAGGTCTTACATGAAGTTTCTAGATGTCTGAGCTGATCCTGTTTATAAAGTGCAGCACACAGGACACATAGTAATGTTTCTGTCATTCTCTTGCTCTGACATCACATGACTGGCTGAATATTAGGCACAAAATAACATCATAATAACCTCTGTCCGTGTCAGGGGCAGGTTCTCCCCGGCTCTGGGCGCTTCCGGCTCGGGTCCTGTACAGACTTACACTAGTCCGGTCCAAACAGGGTGTGATTCTTATATTAAACGTTTTCTTCCCAAGGTTGCACAGAGTCCGGAGACGCATGATGGAGCTCATGTGCGCCGCCATATTTACACAACATACTCAGTGCTTCGGGGCTCAGAGAGGAGGCGACACCTCCTCACTATCGCCATCTGTCGGATTGGCATGGGAACAGCGCTGTGTTTACACCAAGGCTAACGCTAACACGATCAAACTTAAAGAATCACCAGccaaggaataaaaaaaaaacagttttctttctttaagtaACAAACACttgatatttaaacatttaatattgtattaatatgtttaatatcatACACTTTTAGCCATTCTCCAAACTATAACTGATAAACAAATGCAGACGTGTCGGTTACACTTTGCTTTCGAAAGCAGAAAAATTTGaaagattaaaataacaaaataaaaaaaacaaaacatttttttattcctaacCTTTCATTTTGACTTTCATTAAGAATCTCAAACAGTAAATTAAGCAGCTTTGCTTAAGTCAGGTTGCTTAGCGAAGTCTCGCTAAGCAACCTGACTTAATCAAAATATTTTGATAATTCAAAAACCTAGAattatctatatattatattattataatttatatttaagtaGATAATTACctcaatatttataattaagatTTTGATACAGTTCCATATGTACTGTGTGAATTCAGCACACAGACATAGCACATAAAACACAGCCAAAGTTACTTGTATTACTGTGTTTTACATCTTAAAGGTGTGTTCACCTTAAATACTTatatctgtatttataaataagtCAATAGCATGTGCTCGTGTCAGCCTATCCGCCTTCTAATGTTGCTGGCTTATTACAATTCGCAGCCGACATTATTTACAATCTGAGTCGATGCACAGGGAGATGGGAATTTTTATATCACCAATAAATACTAAGTTTTCGGCTTCCATACTGCTCTCTGCCATATTTTTGGAAAGTGAACAGGTTTATTATGAAAAAGGTTTTATCGGTGATTGGCCATATTTGGTATGGcgaaaaatgtataatttaattctactctaaagaaagaaatcaagaaagaaagaaatgtagaAAGTCTGAAACAAATATTTcgaaattaaataataaaaatggaaagaCAGAAATTAAGCAATTCCAAAATTATTTCTAAAAGAAATTCAAAAAAGAaatcttaaatttctgaatgAATTGTTTTAAATCTTAGAATTAGTTTTTGGATTCCaatttataaaagaaataaaatgaaaattaaatgaatttcaaaataaattttgagaaaaaaaaattttttttaaaagaacaaaGTTATGAAGGAAAGAATTTCCAAACCTATAAATTTCAaagcataataaaaaaacactttatgaAATACATTCAGAAGTAAGACATTAACATTACaccaacaagaaaaaaatgtcttttataaTTAAACTTATTTAATTACAATGCCATACAAAATTCTTTTACAGTATGCTTAttacaaaaaacaattaaagtAAATGTAATATGATAAGTGAGAAAAGCTGGTCATGATCACACATGACATTTCAGTGCAAACTATATGATTATTAATCAAATAAACAGTGACTGTGTAAGGATAGCAGCAAACAGTTCAATGTACAAAATTTGGTACGAGTTTATCAGTCAGATGGTGTCCAGTTGAAAAAGTTGATGCCACGGAGTTCCTCAGGGAGATATTCTTGGTCCACTGGCCCGTTGAATGCTGGGTTGTATTTGTAGCCTTTAGCATAGCCTAGCTCCTTCATTAGCTTGGTGGGAGCATTGCGGAGGTGAAGTGGCACTGGGGGTAAAGGGCCCTTGTGGTTCCTCAGACAGGCCTTAACATTATTATAAGCCTTATACACTTCGACAGACTTAGGAGCCCTGGCCAGGTGGAGAACACACTGTGCTAGGATCACCTAGACAAGCAGATAAATGTTTACAGGTAAAGTGCCGACCGATTGCTCCTGATTTAAATCAGCTATAAATCTTTCTAGTAACGTTTCTATTAAATTCTTACAAATGTGGATGAATGTTTACCTCGCATTCGGGCATGCCGATGAAGTGGCAGGCTTGAAATGCAGACACGGCCTGAGGGAGTGCAGAAGGATCCCCTAAACCTTAAACAAAAGGCCCTGGATTAGAATATTCTACACAGGTGATGAAGAGAAGTTGAatttcacaaacatttctaaGACTACGACTTTACAAAGGTTACTTTAACTCATTATGACCATGTGCTGTTTAGtcatataaataattgtattgtatgtattttttttagctcaAAACTCATCCACAACCTCATGACTAACTCACCTACATCCTCGCTAGCAAAGCGTACCAGCCTGCGTGCCACGTACAGCGGGTCCTCACCTCCTTCAAGCATCCGGCCCAGCCAGTAGAGGGAAGCGTTTTCATCTGAGCCCCTCATTGACTTATGCAGGGCTGAGATGCAGTTGTAGTGTTCCTCACCTGTAAATCAGATATGTGCTGAAACTCAGAATTCAgctcttgaattttttttttcctttattgtgcttttttatatttttcctccCATGTATGTGTTGCCATTAAATGtgcatgtttattttcttttttagtttcTACAATCCAGATTGATGACAAACCCAAGGAAAATTCTGGGAAAAAAATATTGACCTGATATAGCATATAGACTGGAATGCTGTTGCTCTTACACATGAGCACAAACTACAAGTTTTGATTCAATTAACAATACTggcttacagtatatatgagtCATGATTCACTTTGATTCtgagaatcttttgaataaatctCAAATGAAGAAAAACTATGTCTAAAAAGACTCATTGCTTTATTTCTGAACCCTAAATAACGCAAAcaattttcatttctgtttgtataaaatgctatgaaatttaaatataacGTAACACTCACCATAtcttaaaaacaaaagcttCTGACCCAGGGAAAATCGACTGAAACACTCTGTAGCACTGCATGAGGTGTCAATTCAACTGGAAAATCTTCGAAGTTGGTTAAAAAGGCCAGTTCCTTTGCCTCATTCTCTGTCAGCAGTGTGGGTTTGGTGTCATATGAAAGCTAATGAAGTGCTAACTTTTAGAGGATGGAACATTGCTGTCATATGACTTATGTGACTTTCATTGTGATCCATGTGGATCCCTGTGGAACCTCTGGTGTTTAAACAGTGCAATTGCATCAGTTGTGTAATTAACAGAAAGCAAATTAGCACAAGGGGATTCATATATTCCCACAATACACATTGTGATGCATTATGTCATACCCTAGTAGCTCTAATTTGTAATAGTGATACACCACCAATTAATCCATCTTAAACCCCAACAGGCTGTTGACACATTAGAAACCTCCTGGTGCCAAATAGCAGACTCAGGGCAAAGCAGGCTTGGGATATCAGTGTCACATGCTAATAGTGTTTATATCCCCCCAGTGGTCACTGTTTTGTGGCCTTTAAATCTGATTTGACcatgataaataattttactgtttttatttatttacaaacagATGATTGGCCCGAAACTCCCAATTTAACCCCATGGGAttctaataaattaataattttttttagtgatACTTAGCTTTATTTCACATTTCTCAGATGGACTAAAGGCAAGATTCATGTAAAAATCCACCATCGCTAATCTTCAGGCAGATTACATTTGTTATTTCTGCCTTCAGCAGAATCTTTGGCTCGATCGACAGTGTCTTCCTATTCACTCTCTATGTGTCCTACATTAGGTATGACATATTATTGCTGTAGAACCAAAGTCATGAGCAATAAAGCAGCATGTGAGATTCACTCAAAAAAAAGAGAGCGTCTTTAACTGGCACCTGTTCAAACGTACACACAGTTTCTTTGGGATTTTTCGGGAAAATACTCACCTGCTTTGTCGTAGAGGATGTGAGATCTCTGTAAACCCTCTTTGACATGTTTCTCCTGGACCACGATGTtctgaggagtgtgtgtttcGTGTACGTTGGCGTTGAGGGTCTTGTTCACACAAGCCTGCACGGCCAGCTGAAGGCCGTTAAGAGCCGCTCGAGCGTCTCCGTCACACAGGTGAGCAATGGTGTCCAGGGCCTTCTGCTCGATACACACCTGcctcctgcacacagacacacacagagggctgACAAACAGTGTTTAACCCTaaaagagagagacggagagagagagagacggagagagagagagagagagagagagaaagagcaaacaaagaaaatactgagaaaggaagaaagaaagaataaatgaaagaaagtaagaatgaaagaaagaacaaaagaaactcaaatacaaaaaaaaaattgtaaccAAGTCAAAAACCAAGACAAATGCTGTGCATACATGAAAAACctaaataaatgctaaataaaagaaagaaagaaagaaagaaagagataaatcCATGTGATCGGTGACACAGTGCAGTGATGGTGATGCAGAGGCAGAGTACACAAAACAAGCTTGTGGACCTGAACCTCAACCCCAAACGAGCTACATGAAAGATTCAGTttgtagttaataataataagctcccgtctttccactagattttcaTTCGAGTTTTTCATTCTGACTGTAGGTACGGTACGTGTTCAAGATTCCTGCAACAGTAATTATTGGTACTTCACAGTGGAGATTGTTCACTGCTGATTGATATCCAAACTGTCACACATGCAGCACAAAATGAACAAACTCCAAATTAATAAAAGCCTAAAGCAGTCTTAGTTTCTTCTCACATCAGAAGGGTTTGTGACTATTGAAGCACAAATGCTGCTGACACAAGCGCTATTTCTGCTCGAGTACCTCCATGCATTTCTGATTGACGGTTTTGAGTAGATAGCAGTTGTGTATGCAGAAGCAGCAGGATGTCTGTGTGACCTTGTAAAACTCCCTTTTGTCTACAGAGACATTTAAATCCAGGATTAGGATAAAGCTAAAAATGGAGCTAGACTATAAATGTCACTCTTCTGAGATGTATGAGGATTGCTGGTGGAAAACTTTAACTAGAATTTCACAAAGGCATCTAGTGGTCTCATTAAATGGACTAATGAAAGCTGtgactgtggaaaaaaatgataGGGAGCTGAGTCAATATATAAAACTGCCTCCATCATCTGTGAACAGTAGGAAAGTTTTAATACTAAAGAGCTAAACTGAGCAGAACCCTACATTAATGTGATGGATTGCTCCTAAAAGACGTTTCATTCGTTTACACATCATTCGTAAAGCCTGTGTAGGAAGTCGTAACTAAAGACTGATCGAGTCTCGACAGTGATGGACTGTGTTACGGCTTCCTGAGCTTCTGTGGGTGCCTTCTGGTAACCAGGTGATACAGACAAGTCCAAAACTGACACAGATTACTCAGTGGAATTTTCTCCAGAAACTGAGACAGGGGTTTGTGCTGGATTTCCTGACATGGTTGGGCAGGATGGGGTTGTTGTTGAGTCAGCAGGCCGAGAACGGGACACCAAACTCAGCTGGGTCACAACTATCATAATTTTGACTATATAATTCAAAAGATGCTAAGAAGTAATTTTTTGCAGTGCTTTAAGATGAAGGAAAAAGAGATACAaggaaaatgtttgaaaaaaaatgaactctATTATATGTCCAAGTTAAGTTTTAAGTTATCTATGTTGAGCGTGGCTTAGTTAGAAAGATAAACAGCTAAAAaatcagacagatagacagacaggtaaaaaaaaaaaatatactcaAGATCTAGGAGTTAAAATGAAAGTTTCAGTGCAATACAAGAATACCGTTGAAGTTACAGTCTCACTGAGTCAGTGTGGTTTTCCTCTGGGTTCACTGGTTTCCTCCAAACTCctcaaaacacaaaatttgGTGTATTGGTGATTCCgggtgtgagttagtgtgtccAATCTAGTAAATATTCCCACGTTTACCAGTGATCCATGGAGAGGCTCAGGATCCATCACAACCAGTAAAGGGATTAGTGAAGATGAATGTGTGAAGCCTGTGTGGATCTGGACATGTTTGAGAAGGAAAACTAAACAGCCAGTAAGCTAAGTGTCTCCCGTAATTATTTAACAATGATTTCATTGACAGGAAAAAAGATACAGGGTCAAGCATGATGTTTCTGCTACTGAATAATTAGGATACAAACATCTGTAGCAATGTTTTCCTTGTATGCTAATTCGATCAATAGTTTGTATTCATGCTGTTTATCATAACTGACATTTCATTCTCAGGGTTTCACCAAGACAGCGGACAACAAACAGCACACAGTTGGAAGCACTGGGTCTTCTAGAGACGTCACCACTTGACACCTTGTAAAATTCTAAACCAAACGAGTACTAGGTGTTTAAGCGTAAGGAAGATGACGACCGAGAACAAGGCCAACTATCTGAGGCTGTGAGGTCTGCTGAACACGGAGCTGTCTTAAAACTGACAGGACATCATAAATCTGGATTACATTACACTCAGAGGATTACAAGCTCAGATGCCAGGAGGAAAAACTCCTCTGTTTACATttatccattattattattaagtttaaaCCAATTCGACTTGAACTATTAATGTCAGAAAAAGaacttgtgtatatatacacatataaatatgtatactTATAAGaacttataatatatataaagtaacaGCCTAACATAGCAACACAGTTAGCTTCTTGGATACAACCTGCTGCTTGTATGTGATACAGATCACCGTGTACCCATTGATGCTATGCTGGGAACAAAATGTATTTCTACTGGACATATACTGCTGACTTTGTGCAAATGACATAGCATCTTTCAAAGAAGGGTTCATCTTAATTTTAACAGCATGTTAAGTCATATATCTATTGAAAGGAGGCAACGTTTCTCTTTAAAAGCAACAAATGAAAAAACCCCACAGAAACTCAAAACCATTTTTATGTGTATAAGGATGTGCATCTTTAGCGCCATAATAATGCGGGACTGGATGTTAAAAGCTTCTTTACACTGCAATCTATTGAACTTAATGAATACATCAGCACAACTCACAAATAGCTTGCACTACCATTATTTTTGCCGTAGTAATAATAGTTGGTAAGCTGAAGCGGTTGTTTTAGGAAAAATTAAAGACTACAAAATTACacaattaaactttatttagaaTCTAGATAATATAATAGATAAACAGTAAGTGAttctctttaataaaaaaagttaaaacactatacaattaaagataaaacactatacaatatgCGGATATTGGAATACAGTGGTAAATATAACGTAATACGGTAAATCCCTTATACACTGTAATGAAAGGGTTGTTTTAAaggcttttcttttaaaaaaaattaaaatctacCCACCGCATTGTTATCGGTAAACAGAGAAATGACTATTATTAGTCTACATCTAATGTCAGCAGAAACATAAATACGaacatttatgttatttatgttactACTAGTGAAGATGTTTTTATATAGAAGACTTTAATAAAGCACTTGTTTAAAAGTTAAGTATAAAATTGTCATTTATATCTCTCTATATCCTCTATGTTGAGGATTTATTCTAAACAATGAAATGTTCTCTATTATAACTGAGGAATAAAACCGAAAATATATTTAAGGAGATTAACATCCTATTAAATAAAGTCTAAAAAAGTCTTATTCAgagtctgtgttgtgtttgactCACAAACTCGTGTGTAAGTGATTAAATGGACAGTTGCTCTGTGAAGTAGGAAAAGTCATTTGCAAACAGCATCATGTTTACAGCGGGGCTTCCATGGAGCTGGCATCTCCCGAAAACCTGACACTCGCCTCTATTCACCTGCCAACTGTCTCTTCttatccaacacacacacgcataatcTCCAGCTACCAGATTGGAAAGACAGGAGGGTCATTTGTGGGAAACCTTCCAGCTTCAGGCAATAAAACAAGAGGAACGATGAGAGAGCCTAGAGTTGCTTTACAGCCACTCAGTGATCAGGGCAGATATTCTACTGAGTGCTAGGCAGGCCGACTAGAATTCCACATGCGCAGTGATAACGAGGATTAGACACAAACAAACTTACTCTGTCGAGCCGTCCGGTCCTGAGCTGTCATCCGGCAACACAGTCAGCCCGAGTGAATCCACAGCCCGCCGCAATATCGAGCTCATCGCGGACACACTCAGCTTCTCAAGGACCAGAACCCTGCAGCGGCTCAGCAGAGCACTGTTCACCTGAAACGACGGGTTCTCTGTGGTCGCTCCGATCAGTGTGATCGTCCCGCACTCTACGTGAGGCAGAAAAGTGTCCTGAGGAGAATAAGAtgggagggaaagagaaaaaagtccTGAGCATCACAAGTGTAGCCACTTATGGAaggtgagtgagtcagtgtgtaagtgtatgagtAAACAAgtcaatgagtgagtgagtgagtgagtgagtcagtgtgtgagtgagtgagtgagtcattgAGTGATTGAAtgggtgagtcagtgagtgagtgaatcagtgagtcatTTAGTGAGAgagtcagtgaatgagtgagtcagagaatgagtgagtcagtgagtgagtcagtgagtgattgagtctttgagtgagtgattgagtcagtgagtgagtcagtgaatgagtgagtcagggagtcattgagtgagtgagtcagagaatgagtgagtcagtgattcTGAGGTTGAAAAAAAGGTGGAATTAATTCTACATTTAgagccattattattattattattattattgttattattattattattattattattattattattattaagtgttaTAGTCTTCCACAGtagaaaaaaacactaaatcaATACAATAATGAGAAATTTATGCATTTCATAGTAAAATACTCAAGGATTAAATATTTGTATgtcaaatatttgtaaatatttgaaatcGAAGCTGCAAGTCTCCCtactgttttaattaaaatgtgtgtagtAGCATCTACAGTGGTAGCGTTTACTACAATGTGCTATTTCTGTCCACTTTGTGCAGtctaaaatgtgtgaaaacacaATTATACTTTATTTCTATGGCAAAATCTATAATCACCAAAAACTACATGACATGTACGATCACATGCGTGTAAAAATTCCCTGCACAACAATGAGGCTTTGATACCGTAACGGCGCTATATCGGTGTTCCTCAGATGGAAAATAATTAAGGGTGCACTCTAAAGCCCTCTGTGCAAACAAATCCTCTGCACTGACTGTTGTCAGAGTGTTTCCTCGGTACCGATGCCTCTGAGGACAGGCAGTCGGGATGCTTGGCATAACATCTGCCCCATATACTGTACGCTCCCGCAGAGCCTCCAGCTGCCACGTCGTCTAACGGCTCGTGTGTCTGATTCGTCTGATCTTTCCGAGTAGCTGAACTCTTTCTAAGAATGTCGAGGAATTAATTCACAAATTAAAACCGTTTGCTCTGCAGGTGATCACAAGGATTAGAATCTCACAAACATAATTAGTATTATACCTTAAACATACGCACTAACGTTACATAGTAAATTAGAGTTGTTCTTCTTCTGCAGTTAAATCTCAAATGtagatttattgtcatttagTGCATATAGTGTAAGGTTAATAAAGCTATAACTCCTTTATATTCTGTGTTGTGGGCCATGTGGAAAGACCCAGGAGAATTCATTTTGACCTGCCTGCTTAATTAGACGTTACATGTTATGTTCACTGGCAACATTtctcaaaatataaataaatagaaaacagaACCGACCTGTTGGGATTTATTAAAGCGATGTATCTCGTCGATGAACAGGATGGTTTTCCTCTTGCAGAGTCGGAGCTCATTCTGCGCCTGTTTGATCACCTCTCGCACCTCACTGGTGGACGTGCTGGTGGCTGAGAGAGTCACGAAGCGCGCCGTGCCTTTCTTTTTACTAGAGCTCGCAATGATGTGGGCCAGAGTCGTctgtaaacacaccagaaagCCAAAACCCTGAGTCAGATTCCTTCAAAATCACTGATGAACTGCAAAGAGAAATAACATATAACTTTTTAAGGTTGCTCAATAAACTTAGCCAAAATTTTTTGCACCCCTGcccatcacactcatatgtggTTCTTACCCAGAAATGATTCcacacagtgtgttaatgtttgtAGAGGAAGAACCTGTACAGAGCCtcgactctgactcaaccccactgaacacgtttgggatgaactggaaagCTGACCAGCTCCCACATCACTGCCTGATCTCGTTAATGCTCTTGTGGTTGAATCCCCATCAGGCTCCTAATCATCCTAAACATCTAATAAAATGACTATTCAGAAGAGTGCAGCTCATTATTCCAGCAAAAGGGCAACACATCTGGAATGAGAAGCACGTATAAGGCCGATAATCGCGCGCTCAAACACTTTCAGTCATTCAGACTTTAATAGGTTTAATCCAAACCCTAATAACCCAAAAACTACACCAACTTGCTCTCAGTGAAATTctcttaatattttttcttcagaaattgCTTTCTCGCATATCCTTTTTTAAAAGCATCATTGGAGAAAGGAAGAGATGTGGGGAGTAAAACCGAGCACTTACACACAATAATGTTTATGcgttattaaattatttttaattgaatatattaaatatatttaagtttGGCCTCGAAGCGGCATTTTATGTAAAAGCTGTTCgtttattatttagtaaattAGGATGAATTCTAACTTAACTAACTGGTATGAGATTGACTCTCCTGCATCAGGACCAATATTTAAAGGATGTATggggaaaataataaaaggCCACACCCACTAATTCAACATCTGTTCTTAGACATCCACTTTCGGTTGTGTGAACAGGTTTGGAATAGGGATGAGTCTGGGCAGAAAATTCCTTTAAAACCATTTCAGTGATTAATTTAGTATTCATTCAGGGGAAAATTTATGATCTGGACTCACACTCAGCCATCTCAGATGTTTACTGACCTATCCTAACAATCTCGTCTGCctaaacagaggaaaaaacaaactatttatCCAACATCCATGTGGAGTCGTAAAATACAGCTGCATGAACAtcaccgctgtgtgtgtggcaaAGTGCAAGATGGATCAATGTCAAGGGTTCACCGCCTGGACTATATAAAGTGACGAATCCCCAGAAAgcaagaggaggagaaaaggcCAAGGCCTTAAAAAAACCCTCCTCTTTGATATGCGAGGCAAGACAGGGCTGGGTTACGTTCCACAGCAGTTGAAGAGGCTTTGCTGTCAACACCTGAGAACTGAGTGTCTCACATGGAAAGGCTGCTCGGGACACCGTGACCTCAACGTCGGCTCTGGAAATACAAACTGTGTCGTAGCAAATTTACTAAACGTGTAAAACGGTGCAAAATCTGTTGCT
Encoded proteins:
- the wrnip1 gene encoding ATPase WRNIP1, producing the protein MADTVKCPVCSGDFQSSEINFHLDQCLEQSWKNEDEHREGAEPPAKKSRVSSETETGIRTGTGTETGITTGTGTETGIRTGTGTETGIRTGTGTETGIRTGTGTETGIRTVISGGAEVKGHRPAGGVFSMFNNNKKSFLASKPSATESVSSESATRPESDSGNRKHCAEAEMLNQRLLSSDKPLAEKMRPSTLEEYFGQNKVLGEQTLIRSLLQSQDVPSLVLWGPPGCGKTTLAHIIASSSKKKGTARFVTLSATSTSTSEVREVIKQAQNELRLCKRKTILFIDEIHRFNKSQQDTFLPHVECGTITLIGATTENPSFQVNSALLSRCRVLVLEKLSVSAMSSILRRAVDSLGLTVLPDDSSGPDGSTERQVCIEQKALDTIAHLCDGDARAALNGLQLAVQACVNKTLNANVHETHTPQNIVVQEKHVKEGLQRSHILYDKAGEEHYNCISALHKSMRGSDENASLYWLGRMLEGGEDPLYVARRLVRFASEDVGLGDPSALPQAVSAFQACHFIGMPECEVILAQCVLHLARAPKSVEVYKAYNNVKACLRNHKGPLPPVPLHLRNAPTKLMKELGYAKGYKYNPAFNGPVDQEYLPEELRGINFFNWTPSD